From the Platichthys flesus chromosome 6, fPlaFle2.1, whole genome shotgun sequence genome, one window contains:
- the sema3e gene encoding semaphorin-3E: protein MMEECVRTVYLTLMLLCVLLPGTAHTAHSLYPRIRLSHTELWQLNRTWVFQAHGASLQPHTMMLDEGHERLYVGARNTLFSLSLDQVNTHHREIQWASTDSQIEECLMKGREKLECANYIKVLQLYNHTHLLVCGTGAFNPVCSLVRVGHSGQDRLFALEEDSVTSGRGRCPFDPNSPCTSALSRGELYIGLYTDYWENDGALCRLNNQTYTRTERDDRQQLSEPKFVGSAVIPDNDDSNDDKVYFFFTEREADAEGLNKAVYTRVGRVCANDVGGQRMLVNRWSSFLKTRLICSVAGQNGIDTHFDDLEDVFVLKNKDGKNPEIFGLFSTTSAVFKGYAVCVYSMEDIRAAFNGPFAYRDRPEHRWSPYEDRVPYPRPGSCASKVNGGGFSSSKEFPDEVLRFVRSHPVMYRPVRPQHHQPVLLQTEPGRRKLTQIAVDRVQAQDGNYHVLYIGTDDSVVLKVITIYNKDTDTMEEVLLEELQVFKASAPIREIIISSKRQQLYVGSEVGVAQVRLHQCDLYGSECADCCLARDPYCAWDGLTCSRLYPAGVHTKRRFRRQDVRHGNAVQLCNGLQIDGEGSEEKLVYGVQSNSTLLECVPRSLQAKVLWFFQNGEGRREVRGDERVIVISHGLLFLHVRSSDAGVYVCQTVEHGYVNTLLRVTLHVLRGERVESTIHSSSGEEGEKAAARCHSSPDPPLDPSIGPKVLAPATAPGHHSRQWYKEFLQLIGYGDAQRVAEYCEKVWCTDKKRKKTKKKYAAPGGEKRRKERGEENSNRAPRHTLDN from the exons AGCTCTGGCAGCTGAACAGGACCTGGGTGTTCCAGGCACATGGAGCGTCTCTGCAGCCCCACACCATGATGCTGGACGAGGGCCACGAGAGGCTGTATGTGGGGGCCAGGAATactctcttctccctcagtcTGGACCAGGTTAACACACACCACAGAGAG ATCCAGTGGGCCAGCACGGACTCTCAGATAGAGGAGTGTTTGATGAAGGGGAGAGAAAAG CTGGAGTGTGCAAACTACATCAAGGTCCTGCAGCTGTACAACCACACCCATCTGCTGGTCTGTGGAACAGGAGCGTTTAACCCCGTCTGCAGCCTGGTCAGGGTGGGACACTCAGGACAG GACAGGCTTTTTGCTCTTGAAGAGGACAGTGTCACGAGCGGCAGAGGACGCTGCCCGTTCGACCCCAACAGTCCCTGCACGTCGGCACTCTCCA GAGGGGAGCTGTATATAGGCCTGTACACAGACTACTGGGAGAACGACGGAGCCTTGTGTCGACTGAACAACCAGACGTACACGCGCACGGAGCGGGACGACAGGCAGCAGCTCAGCG AACCTAAATTTGTGGGCTCAGCCGTTATCCCCGACAACGACGACAGCAACGATGACAAGGTTTACTTTTTCTTCACCGAGCGAGAGGCGGACGCCGAGGGACTCAACAAGGCGGTGTACACCCGCGTGGGGCGAGTGTGTGCG AACGACGTGGGAGGACAGAGGATGCTGGTGAATAGATGGAGCTCCTTCCTGAAGACACGTCTCATCTGCTCTGTGGCTGGACAAAACGGCATTGACACTCACTTCGATGACCTCG aggaCGTGTTCGTTCTCAAGAACAAGGACGGGAAGAACCCAGAAATCTTTGGCCTCTTCAGCACAACAAG TGCGGTGTTTAAAGGCTACGCTGTGTGCGTGTACAGCATGGAAGACATCAGAGCAGCCTTCAACGGCCCCTTCGCCTACAGAGACAGACCTGAGCACCGCTGGAGCCCTTACGAGGACAGAGTCCCCTACCCTCGACCTGGATCT TGTGCCAGTAAAGTCAATGGCGGTGGCTTCTCCAGCTCCAAGGAGTTTCCTGATGAGGTTTTGCGGTTTGTGCGTTCTCATCCTGTGATGTATCGTCCCGTCCGGCCCCAGCACCATCaacctgtgctgctgcagacggAGCCGGGCAGGAGGAAACTGACCCAGATCGCCGTGGACAGGGTCCAGGCCCAGGACGGAAACTACCACGTTCTGTACATCGGCACCG ATGACTCAGTGGTGTTGAAAGTCATCACCATCtacaacaaagacacagacactatggaggaggtgctgctggaggagctgcaagTTTTCAAG GCGTCGGCACCAATAAGAGAGATCATAATATCGTCTAAAAGG CAACAGCTCTACGTGGGGTCGGAGGTCGGGGTGGCCCAGGTCAGACTGCATCAGTGTGACCTCTATGGCTCTGAGTGCGCTGACTGCTGTCTGGCCAGAGACCCCTACTGTGCCTGGGATGGTCTCACCTGTTCCCGGCTGTACCCCGCTGGAGTCCACACCAAGAG ACGATTCAGGCGGCAGGATGTTCGCCATGGAAACGCTGTCCAGCTGTGCAATGGGCTGCAGATTGATG GAGAAGGATCCGAGGAGAAGCTGGTCTATGGTGTCCAGAGCAACAGCACTTTACTGGAGTGTGTCCCTCGATCGCTTCAGGCCAAAGTCCTCTGGTTCTTCCAGAATGGAGAAGGGAGACGTGAG GTTCGGGGTGATGAGCGGGTTATCGTGATCTCCCACGGGCTGCTGTTCTTACACGTGAGAAGCTCCGACGCCGGCGTGTACGTTTGCCAGACTGTGGAGCACGGATACGTCAACACTCTATTGCGTGTCACTCTGCACGTGCTCAGAGGGGAGAGGGTCGAGTCCACGATCCACAGTTCGAGCggcgaggagggggagaaagctGCAGCTCGGTGCCACTCCTCCCCTGACCCCCCACTGGACCCCAGCATCGGCCCCAAGGTGCTGGCTCCagccactgctccaggccaccACTCCCGGCAGTGGTACAAGGAGTTTCTCCAGCTGATTGGCTACGGGGATGCCCAGAGAGTCGCCGAGTACTGTGAGAAAGTGTGGTGCACCGATAAAAAACGTAAAAAGACCAAAAAGAAGTATGCTGCTCCAGGTGGcgagaagagaaggaaagagaggggggaggagaacTCCAACCGAGCGCCCAGGCACACTTTGGACaactga